One genomic window of Lynx canadensis isolate LIC74 chromosome F2, mLynCan4.pri.v2, whole genome shotgun sequence includes the following:
- the LOC115506398 gene encoding oxygen-regulated protein 1, whose product MSETSSTSFSVIHPTSSEGQGPSPRHLSVMHPVVAKKISFYKSGDPQFGGVRVVVNPRSFKTFDALLDNLSRKVPLPFGVRNISTPRGRHSITRLEELEDGESYLCSHRRKVQPVDLDKARRRPRPWYSSRAISTHAHSSPPTAPAAAAPGMLRAPRRLVVFKNGDPKTRRTVVLNRRVTQSFQAFLQHLMEVMRFPVTKLYATDGRRVPSLQAVILSSGAVVAAGREPFKPGNYDIQKYLLSSRLPGASHHVYTKGTARSERRKMSTHVPSSPKSQIYSVSSNKMHNSDCYSDHSFASENYLALEKKDSQNLLIYPSEDDIEKSIVFNQDGTMIVEMKVRFKIKEEETIKWTTVSRAGLSNNDEKSEVGSFPGRTDDCSSGLKIAACSLSADVSSLRKGHDQEGSLAEEINTQTTAREAETCTSASWENAAMDTNTIQETQDQVKRHFYRPPTPGPRRVRQKKSVKGRVTLVSETEVQEEMIGQFSYSEEREDGENKSEYHMFTHSCSKMSSVSNKPVVVHIDNNEKIEASLERKKENRPLKSGAVHADVVEITSEKVLEMSHSNGLPQAASEHSFVEEGIVNSVTSDTKTSIKNLRPYGNTSDRFGPVLADTTHSLSNDSGTDITIFETPASVGSSTVTTRIDRLINECAQRDLTKFPANEKQISSSAASKKKMKCQQQVINSRHQDGKVVTKAILSKSKRTNKGGRIVQEIRLKDSHGSLKRGILCEEDLHASDMVIESNYSCSKSDLSPVNPKNIHVQNPMKVQGLLVKRKSRPLNKVSLGRPAKNEIGQGDKVFPYNDFRCCKNSFGDQNLFHVFNFLEQNPNAFCGPQAQAEVASWYLRGMTKRSVVSKVNNSHITLKTQKKQKGDKLKLSTAISKQHATTRANSLASLKKAVSPEDFSHHSVQNYIQRWLQNINPHPTSQPRKLAPVCKKERSVVSCNNGSFAETNSHSSSGKGNNSVRESNKHVSKNAGLAGNNLGKKIGKSFDKDTSEELTEDPCDSQVESLNDACLLPLNENCAVSQSAIDDRNTKIQVCAKNLGPEVSLVYQEINLATKRHSVEAAIQVDLVEDTSKDLLPVLLLRQLQALLPSIPKTQNGVIQMPGSLTDTPFPSPISKSYTNVLLAWLLVLTLKGSINSFCQSDAHKTTTRTSEILALLEVLKHTAITEEADDLEAAVASLVEATTNHLGLAEKEQDTVPIGLPANCSTPNIQRVPECTENEKTQKLSSIDGGYSASEDHASEVCVSEVTYSTCEMCTGNKSYPPKEACNLSDVFSPIDGHTVDQTSMNKACLLGKVCSLTHALSSDKACAYEENRVYEAACPIDEAYIPPKDNNTNDFLNSKENTCTDNLELTEELQRVDEVQKDLTTLADPGCKHGFNTLVSHQNISNLSHRGFPLNETEPEFDEEHSSLAEFKNYSLKKFQGRNAYASSDKEDSKTSEEPGSITNSLTSSERSVSELESFEELENRDTDIFNTKIHAEEQATEELIQKEFEASKNLELVGVSRRNITEEEKRSGVIGETVSRRLETPPSLVFCYDSKQNSEKELNEGETKMRVKMMVRSMEIGSYSESSLDFKNCFTRPVTSDWSDFRQDSENEQPSSHGPNGSCEEIAQEKEYNKGFVKRTIEKLYAKGEIIKPSFFPGSTHRSQVCPYNSMEFQCARKVGLYDSEGHSFGSSEQVSSISSVLQKFPEEGQLKCDFNGVRANYHGGDIVGRGTKQNDHHRLVRDLEEGVLIDKGKWLLKENHLLRVSSPENSGLCGNADTTSVDTLLNNSTDVPYSHFGNLAPGPNMAELSSSELEELTQPLELKCSYFNMPHCSDPEPFCEDLLDVQNRTCAKERMPNDHAEEKASHKSERVCTSVTQVFTSAGSKVHPVSDDTIKNQPLPGNNVIHGALQEGDSLDKLYALCGQHCPILTVTIQPINEEDRGFAYCKDSDIENFLGLHLWMKIHPYLLQSNKTVFRDKNDKASGRKAFIDNAIDDTFNRFYFNNTFDLMDKRKLRKLKRISSLDLEEENNLKKFQLYLKKTFCVNFLHPSLLVVDIVNSNTQDPSSQTNEIFQVVDENNNLLNNRFQNSRTNLNQAVRENINYHFFEMCGQACLFYKVETPLNISNRNILEIFYVFEDEDLFIWEEENQFD is encoded by the exons ATGAGCGAAACTTCTTCCACTAGTTTTTCCGTGATTCATCCAACCTCTTCTGAAGGTCAAGGTCCTTCTCCTCGCCATTTGAGCGTCATGCATCCTGTTGTGGCCAAAAAGATCAGCTTCTACAAAAGCGGAGACCCGCAATTCGGTGGGGTCAGGGTGGTGGTCAACCCTCGTTCCTTTAAGACATTCGATGCTTTGCTGGATAACCTGTCAAGGAAGGTGCCCTTACCTTTCGGGGTGAGGAACATCAGCACCCCTCGGGGAAGGCACAGCATCACACgcctggaggagctggaggaCGGAGAATCTTACCTGTGCTCCCACCGGAGGAAGGTGCAGCCGGTGGACCTCGACAAGGCCCGCCGGCGCCCGCGACCCTGGTACAGCAGCCGGGCCATCAGCACGCACGCGCACAGCTCCCCACCCAcggcgcccgccgccgccgctcccggCATGCTACGCGCGCCGCGGAGGCTCGTGGTCTTTAAAAATGGCGACCCGAAGACGAGGCGCACGGTCGTTCTGAACCGAAGGGTTACCCAGAGCTTCCAGGCCTTCCTGCAGCACTTGATGGAGGTCATGCGGTTCCCGGTGACCAAGCTGTACGCCACGGACGGAAGGAGG GTTCCCAGTCTCCAGGCTGTGATCCTGAGCTCTGGAGCTGTGGTGGCAGCCGGAAGGGAGCCGTTTAAACCTGGAAATTATGACATCCAGAAGTATTTGCTTTCTTCAAGATTACCAGGGGCCTCTCATCATGTGTATACCAAGGGAACTGCTAggtcagaaagaagaaaga TGAGCACACATGTGCCTTCAAGCCCAAAGTCCCAGatttattctgtttcttccaaCAAAATGCATAATAGTGATTGCTACTCAGACCATTCTTTTGCTTCTGAAAATTACTTGgccttagaaaaaaaagattctcagaaTTTATTGATATATCCTTCTGAAGATGATATTGAGAAATCAATTGTTTTTAATCAAGATGGCACCATGATAGTTGAGATGAAAGTTCGATTTAAGATAAAAGAGGAGGAAACCATAAAATGGACCACTGTCAGTAGAGCTGGTCTTTCTAATAATGATGAAAAGAGTGAAGTAGGCAGTTTTCCAGGAAGAACAGATGATTGTTCCTCTGGTTTAAAGATTGCAGCATGCTCATTGTCTGCAGATGTCTCATCTCTGAGGAAAGGCCATGATCAAGAGGGCAGTTTGGCTGAGGAGATAAACACTCAAACGACAGCTCGAGAGGCTGAAACTTGCACATCTGCTAGTTGGGAGAATGCTGCTATGGACACAAACACCATCCAGGAAACTCAGGATCAAGTGAAGCGTCATTTTTATCGGCCACCTACACCTGGGCCAAGGAGGGTGAGACAAAAGAAATCTGTGAAGGGGCGTGTGACCTTGGTATCTGAAACTGAAGTTCAAGAGGAAATGATTGGACAGTTTTCCTATAGTGAAGAAAGGGAAGACGGGGAAAACAAATCTGAGTATCACATGTTTACACATTCCTGCAGTAAAATGTCATCAGTATCTAACAAACCAGTGGTTGTTCATATCGATAACAATGAGAAGATAGAGGCatctttagaaaggaaaaaggaaaacagaccgCTCAAGTCAGGTGCAGTACATGCTGATGTTGTGGAAATTACAAGTGAAAAGGTGTTAGAGATGTCTCATAGTAATGGCTTGCCACAGGCTGCATCGGAACATTCATTTGTGGAGGAAGGTATAGTTAATAGTGTAACATCAGACACCAAAACTAGTATCAAAAACTTAAGACCTTATGGTAACACCAGTGATAGATTCGGTCCTGTTTTAGCAGATACAACTCATTCTTTAAGTAATGACTCTGGAACTGACATAACTATTTTTGAGACCCCAGCTTCAGTAGGGTCCTCCACTGTCACCACAAGAATTGACAGACTAATTAATGAATGTGCTCAGCGTGATTTAACAAAATTTCCAGCAAATGAAAAGCAGATTTCATCATCTGCTGCCAGcaaaaagaagatgaaatgtCAGCAACAAGTGATAAACTCCAGGCATCAGGATGGGAAGGTTGTAACCAAAGCAATTCTTAGTAAGAgtaagagaacaaacaaaggagGTAGAATTGTACAGGAAATCAGATTAAAGGATTCACACGGTTCCCTTAAAAGGGGAATACTTTGTGAGGAAGATCTCCATGCAAGTGATATGGTAATAGAATCAAATTATTCTTGTTCCAAAAGTGATCTCAGTCCTGTGAATCCCAAGAATATCCACGTACAGAATCCTATGAAAGTTCAAGGACTTTTAgtcaaaagaaaatccagaccACTAAATAAAGTAAGTTTAGGAAGACctgcaaaaaatgaaattggtCAAGGAGATAAAGTATTTCCCTATAATGACTTTAGGTGTTGCAAAAATAGTTTTGGAGATCAAAATTTATTTCATGTGTTTAACTTCCTTGAGCAAAACCCCAATGCTTTTTGTGGACCACAGGCTCAAGCAGAAGTAGCATCTTGGTATTTGAGAGGAATGACAAAGAGAAGTGTAGTTTCAAAAGTTAATAATTCACACATAACtttgaaaactcagaaaaaacaaaaaggagataaGTTGAAATTAAGTACTGCTATAAGTAAACAACATGCTACAACCAGGGCAAATTCCTTAGCTTCTTTGAAAAAAGCTGTTTCTCCTGAGGATTTTAGccatcattcagttcaaaattaTATACAGAGATGGTTGCAGAACATAAATCCACATCCAACCTCGCAACCTAGAAAATTAGCTCCAGTGTGCAAAAAGGAAAGGAGTGTGGTAAGTTGTAACAATGGTAGTTTTGCAGAAACGAATTCCCACTCAAgttctggaaaaggaaataattctgtTAGGGAAAGTAATAAACACGTAAGTAAAAATGCTGGTTTGGCAGGAAATAATCTAggtaaaaaaataggtaaatcttTTGACAAAGATACCAGTGAAGAACTTACTGAAGATCCCTGTGACAGCCAGGTTGAATCTCTGAATGATGCTTGCTTACTTCCCTTGAATGAAAATTGTGCTGTGTCACAGTCAGCTATTGATGATCGTAATACTAAAATCCAGGTATGTGCTAAAAACTTAGGACCAGAGGTAAGCCTTGTTTACCAAGAAATAAACCTAGCTACAAAAAGacacagtgtggaggctgctatTCAAGTAGATCTTGTAGAAGACACTTCAAAAGACCTCTTACCAGTCCTGTTGCTTCGCCAACTGCAAGCTTTACTTCCTAGTATTCCTAAGACTCAGAATGGAGTTATTCAAATGCCAGGTTCACTTACAGAtactccctttccttccccaatATCGAAGTCATATACCAATGTCCTTCTAGCTTGGCTTCTGGTGCTAACCTTAAAGGGAAGTATAAATAGCTTCTGCCAAAGTGATGCTCACAAGACTACCACCAGAACTTCAGAAATACTTGCATTATTAGAAGTCCTAAAGCATACTGCCATCACAGAGGAAGCTGATGACTTGGAGGCTGCTGTTGCCAGTTTAGTGGAGGCCACCACAAATCACCTTGGACTTGCTGAGAAAGAACAAGATACGGTTCCAATAGGACTTCCTGCAAATTGTTCCACACCCAACATTCAGAGAGTTCCTGAGTGCACTGAGaatgaaaaaacacagaaactctCCTCTATAGATGGAGGCTACTCTGCCAGTGAGGACCATGCCTCTGAAGTCTGTGTTTCAGAGGTGACTTACTCTACATGTGAGATGTGCACTGGGAATAAGTCTTATCCTCCAAAAGAGGCTTGTAACCTCAGTGACGTTTTTTCACCTATTGATGGCCATACCGTAGATCAGACCTCCATGAATAAGGCTTGTCTCCTAGGAAAGGTCTGTTCacttactcatgctctgtcttctgaTAAGGCTTGTGCTTATGAGGAAAACCGTGTTTATGAAGCAGCTTGCCCAATTGATGAGGCCTACATTCCCCCAAAAGACAACAATaccaatgactttttaaattccaaagaaaacacatgtACTGATAATTTGGAATTGACTGAAGAATTACAAAGAGTCGATGAAGTTCAGAAAGACCTAACTACTTTGGCAGACCCTGGCTGTAAACATGGCTTTAATACATTGGTGTCACACCAAAATATCAGCAATTTAAGCCACCGTGGCTTTCCCCTAAATGAAACCGAACCAGAATTTGATGAGGAACATAGCTCTCtggctgaatttaaaaattattcattgaagAAATTTCAGGGTCGAAATGCATATGCATCCTCTGATAAGGAAGACTCAAAGACGTCTGAAGAACCAGGCTCAATAACCAATAGCTTGACATCCAGTGAAAGAAGCGTTTCAGAATTGGAATCTTTTGAAGAATTAGAAAACCGAGACACTGATATCTTTAACACAAAGATACATGCAGAAGAACAGGCCACTGAAGAGTTGATCCAAAAAGAATTCGAGGCTAGTAAAAATTTGGAATTGGTGGGAGTCTCTCGCAGGAacattacagaagaagaaaaaagaagtggtgTGATTGGTGAGACGGTCAGTAGGAGGCTGGAAACACCACCATCTTTAGTTTTTTGCTATGATTCTAAGCAAAATAGTGAAAAGGAACTCAATGAAGGAGAAACGAAAATGAGAGTAAAAATGATGGTGAGAAGCATGGAAATTGGAAGTTATTCAGAGTCctctcttgattttaaaaattgcttcacAAGACCAGTGACTTCTGATTGGTCAGACTTTAGACAGGACAGTGAGAATGAACAGCCATCCAGTCATGGCCCCAATGGCAGTTGTGAGGAGATCGCCCAAGAGAAAGAATACAATAAAGGGTTTGTTAAAAGAACAATTGAAAAACTTTATGCTAAAGGGGAGATTATTAAAccatctttttttcctgggtctacACACAGATCTCAGGTTTGTCCTTATAATTCTATGGAATTTCAGTGTGCTAGGAAAGTAGGTCTTTATGATTCTGAAGGTCACTCATTTGGCTCTTCTGAACAGGTATCTAGCATTTCATCTGTGTTGCAGAAATTTCCAGAAGAAGGCCAACTTAAATGTGACTTTAATGGTGTGAGGGCCAATTATCATGGGGGAGACATTGTAGGACGTGGtacaaaacaaaatgatcatCACAGACTTGTCAGAGATCTGGAGGAAGGAGTACTGATTGATAAAGGCAAGTGGCTtctgaaagaaaatcatttgttGAGAGTATCATCTCCTGAAAATTCTGGCTTATGTGGCAATGCAGACACCACATCAGTGGATACTCTACTTAATAACAGCACTGATGTACCATATTCACATTTTGGAAATTTGGCCCCAGGACCAAACATGGCTGAGCTATCCTCTTCAGAATTGGAGGAACTGACTCAGCCCCTTGAACTGAAATGCAGTTATTTCAACATGCCTCATTGTAGTGACCCTGAGCCTTTTTGTGAGGATTTGCTAGATGTTCAAAATAGAACTTGTGCCAAGGAGAGAATGCCCAATGATCATGCAGAGGAGAAAGCTAGTCATAAGTCAGAAAGAGTATGTACATCAGTCACTCAGGTCTTCACGTCAGCTGGTAGCAAAGTCCATCCTGTCTCTGATGATACTATTAAAAACCAACCATTGCCTGGTAATAATGTAATTCATGGTGCACTTCAGGAAGGGGACTCTCTGGATAAACTCTATGCTCTTTGTGGTCAGCATTGCCCAATACTAACTGTTACCATACAACCTATAAATGAAGAAGACCGAGGATTTGCATATTGCAAAGATTCTGATATTGAAAATTTCCTGGGTCTCCATTTGTGGATGAAAATACACCCATATTTGCTACAGTCGAACAAAACCGTGTTTAGAGATAAGAACGATAAAGCAAGTGGTAGAAAAGCATTTATTGATAATGCCATTGATGATACCTTTAATcggttttattttaataatacatttgacTTGATggataaaaggaaattaagaaaattaaaaaggattaGCTCCTTGGActtagaggaagaaaataatttgaagaaatttcaattatatttaaagaaaacgtTTTGTGTGAACTTCTTGCACCCATCATTGTTGGTTGTAGATATTGTGAATTCAAATACACAGGACCCCAGCAGTCAGACGAATGAAATCTTTCAAGTAGTTGATGAGAATAACAACTTATTAAATAACAGATTCCAGAACTCAAGAACAAATCTCAACCaagcagtaagagaaaatatcaactatcatttctttgaaatgtgtGGTCAAGCCTGCCTATTTTACAAAGTTGAGACACCTTTAAATATTAGCAAcagaaatatattagaaatattttatgtatttgaggaTGAAGATCTTTTCATTTGGGAAGAGGAAAACCAATTTGACTGA